A part of Candidatus Zixiibacteriota bacterium genomic DNA contains:
- a CDS encoding NnrS family protein, whose translation MNAIRLHRPFFSSAIVCTLTVGTGWGAYLLWQISEAGSFTAVSLHLINAHGHAQVFGWVGLFIMGFTLQILPRFLQTKVWGPSLVDWVFGLMIVGILGRLVGGYYWDAAWGRLVGQFGSVSEIVAVALFVLIVVRTVRQSLSPVSVIELYILASLFWLTVAVVFSAVHFAITVGAPSRPALLQQVATWQAPLRDVQIIGFALVMILGVSQRILPGVYRTEATDSRKSLTVLILVNLAVLLAVVAHPVFISTGSMLALVVRGAAGLLLFVSVAWLIIPWRLWRLPKPPDRSAKFISTAFGWLLASLTLTLLTPLYSGWSDMAFSHAYFGAARHAITVGFVSQMILGVAARVVPFLQGLNAKDLPSLRSVYALINVGCSLRVILQIATDHAPAAFQLIAVSGLLELTAIAVWGVHLIRLMYSRPSPPFDSHRGISGGMRVRNKIV comes from the coding sequence GTGAATGCAATTCGACTCCACCGACCGTTTTTCTCCTCCGCGATAGTCTGCACGCTGACTGTCGGGACCGGCTGGGGCGCGTATCTCCTCTGGCAGATCAGCGAAGCCGGCTCGTTTACCGCAGTGTCGCTTCATCTGATCAACGCCCACGGCCATGCCCAGGTCTTCGGCTGGGTCGGCCTGTTTATCATGGGCTTCACTCTTCAGATACTCCCCCGCTTCCTCCAGACAAAAGTGTGGGGACCCAGTTTGGTTGACTGGGTCTTCGGCCTCATGATTGTCGGTATCCTCGGCCGGCTCGTCGGCGGGTATTACTGGGACGCCGCCTGGGGCCGCCTTGTCGGCCAATTCGGCAGCGTCAGTGAAATCGTCGCCGTGGCCCTGTTTGTACTGATTGTCGTCAGGACAGTTCGACAATCGCTGTCCCCTGTCTCCGTAATCGAACTGTATATACTGGCGTCGTTGTTCTGGCTGACGGTTGCGGTCGTCTTCTCTGCGGTCCATTTCGCGATTACCGTCGGGGCGCCGAGCCGACCGGCGCTGCTCCAGCAGGTGGCCACCTGGCAGGCTCCTCTACGCGACGTACAGATAATCGGTTTTGCGCTCGTGATGATTCTCGGTGTCAGCCAGCGCATCTTGCCGGGCGTGTACCGGACTGAGGCTACCGACAGTCGGAAGAGCCTGACCGTACTGATCCTCGTCAACCTGGCCGTGCTGCTCGCCGTGGTCGCCCATCCTGTCTTCATCTCGACCGGATCAATGCTGGCGCTCGTCGTGCGAGGGGCGGCAGGACTGCTGCTGTTCGTGTCCGTCGCCTGGTTGATAATTCCCTGGAGGCTATGGCGATTGCCAAAACCGCCCGACCGAAGCGCAAAGTTTATCTCGACCGCGTTCGGTTGGCTGCTCGCGTCGCTCACCCTCACCCTGCTGACGCCCCTTTACTCCGGCTGGAGCGATATGGCCTTCTCGCATGCGTACTTCGGCGCGGCACGGCATGCTATCACGGTCGGCTTCGTCTCTCAAATGATTCTCGGTGTGGCCGCCCGAGTTGTTCCGTTCCTTCAGGGATTAAATGCGAAAGATCTCCCCTCGCTGCGGAGCGTGTATGCACTGATCAATGTCGGCTGCTCCCTCCGCGTTATCCTGCAGATTGCGACCGACCATGCTCCCGCCGCCTTTCAGCTGATCGCCGTGAGCGGACTGCTGGAGCTTACTGCAATAGCCGTCTGGGGTGTACACCTGATCCGCCTCATGTATTCGCGACCGTCGCCGCCGTTTGATTCGCACAGAGGCATTTCCGGCGGAATGCGCGTACGCAATAAGATCGTATAG
- the ric gene encoding iron-sulfur cluster repair di-iron protein — MTISTESTVASLATEHPLATRVFSRYGIDFCCGGGRPLKDVCGEKGLDVGRVVEEIRQELSSADEQVHRWDTRPLDKLIQHILDTYHRPLDEELPRLQQMAARVLEVHHDKDPGRLTELVDVYAGLKTELEDHMAKEEQILFPMILRGQGALTNGPIAVMEHEHESVGIALRRLRELTDDFEVPLEACNTWRALWKGLEALEQSLHVHIHLENNILFPRALEN, encoded by the coding sequence ATGACCATCTCCACGGAATCAACCGTCGCATCGCTGGCCACCGAGCACCCGCTCGCTACTCGCGTCTTCTCGCGTTATGGTATCGACTTCTGCTGTGGCGGTGGACGGCCGCTGAAGGATGTGTGCGGAGAAAAGGGTCTCGATGTCGGCCGCGTGGTTGAAGAGATCCGACAGGAACTATCGTCTGCCGACGAGCAGGTTCATCGATGGGACACCCGGCCGCTCGACAAACTGATCCAGCATATCCTCGACACGTATCATCGTCCGCTCGACGAGGAACTTCCGCGCCTGCAGCAAATGGCCGCCCGGGTGCTCGAGGTTCATCACGATAAAGACCCCGGGCGGTTGACCGAACTGGTCGACGTCTATGCCGGCCTGAAGACGGAATTGGAGGATCACATGGCCAAAGAAGAACAGATTCTGTTCCCCATGATCCTGAGAGGACAGGGTGCGCTAACCAATGGACCCATTGCGGTCATGGAACACGAGCACGAATCGGTTGGCATCGCCCTTCGGCGGCTGCGCGAACTGACCGATGACTTCGAAGTGCCGCTCGAAGCCTGCAATACCTGGAGGGCGTTGTGGAAGGGCCTCGAAGCGCTCGAACAGTCGCTTCACGTGCATATTCACCTCGAAAACAACATTCTCTTTCCGCGTGCCTTGGAGAATTGA